The following proteins are co-located in the Gordonia polyisoprenivorans genome:
- a CDS encoding LysR substrate-binding domain-containing protein — protein MRAAIESRAAITEAHDLYEHTLIGYVESLLDVPALRLLDELVPDHRTRIQTNNLAGQCEACAAGLGIAVLPEYLGSADRRLTRVLAQQVSLKRSYWLVVPRELQRLPRIRAVSSTLRAAAAAHADPTT, from the coding sequence ATGCGCGCGGCGATCGAATCCCGCGCAGCCATCACCGAGGCGCACGACCTGTACGAACACACGCTGATCGGCTATGTCGAATCCCTGCTCGACGTACCCGCCCTTCGTCTGCTCGACGAGCTGGTTCCCGACCATCGCACCCGCATCCAGACGAACAACCTGGCCGGTCAATGCGAGGCCTGCGCCGCCGGGCTCGGTATCGCCGTGCTGCCCGAGTACCTCGGCAGCGCGGATAGACGTCTCACCCGTGTGCTGGCACAGCAGGTCTCGCTCAAACGGTCCTACTGGCTGGTCGTACCGCGTGAACTACAGCGACTTCCCCGGATTCGCGCCGTGTCGAGCACACTGCGGGCGGCCGCGGCGGCGCACGCCGACCCCACCACCTGA